A single genomic interval of Hyphomicrobium methylovorum harbors:
- a CDS encoding electron transfer flavoprotein subunit beta/FixA family protein, whose protein sequence is MKIVVPVKRVVDYNVKIRVKPDGTGIDLANVKMSMNPFDEIAIEEAVRLKEKSGAQEVIVVSIGPPKAQETLRTALAIGADRAILIEVPDGTTVEPLAVAKLLKAVVDAEKPDLVILGKQAIDDDSNQTGQMLASLLDWPQGTFASKVVPDAGTVSVTREVDGGLETVKLKLPAVITTDLRLNEPRYPSLPNIMKAKKKPLDVKKPDDFGVDVSPRLKVLKTTEPATRKAGVKVGSVAELVEKLKSEAGVL, encoded by the coding sequence ATGAAGATCGTTGTGCCGGTAAAGCGCGTCGTCGACTACAACGTCAAAATCCGCGTTAAGCCGGATGGCACCGGAATCGACCTCGCAAACGTCAAGATGTCGATGAATCCCTTCGACGAGATTGCAATCGAAGAAGCAGTCCGTCTCAAAGAAAAAAGCGGCGCACAAGAAGTGATCGTCGTTTCGATCGGCCCTCCGAAAGCCCAGGAAACACTCCGCACCGCTCTCGCAATTGGCGCCGACAGAGCCATTCTCATTGAAGTTCCGGACGGCACGACCGTTGAACCGCTCGCAGTCGCAAAGCTGCTGAAAGCTGTTGTCGACGCAGAGAAGCCGGATCTCGTCATTCTCGGCAAGCAAGCGATCGATGACGACAGCAATCAAACCGGACAAATGCTGGCGAGCCTTCTCGACTGGCCGCAAGGCACGTTCGCATCCAAAGTCGTTCCCGACGCTGGCACCGTTTCGGTTACGCGCGAAGTCGACGGCGGACTCGAAACTGTGAAGCTGAAGCTTCCTGCAGTCATCACCACAGACCTCCGCCTCAATGAGCCGCGTTATCCTTCGCTGCCGAACATCATGAAGGCGAAGAAAAAGCCGCTCGACGTCAAAAAGCCGGACGACTTCGGCGTCGATGTCAGCCCGCGGCTCAAAGTTTTGAAGACGACGGAACCGGCAACGCGCAAGGCCGGCGTCAAAGTCGGCAGCGTTGCCGAACTGGTTGAGAAGCTCAAAAGCGAAGCGGGAGTCCTCTAA
- a CDS encoding pyrimidine 5'-nucleotidase yields the protein MARDLPSADLVAAVENARRGFRHVDTWIFDLDNTLYPASCNLFAEVDRRMSEYIARTIGVPKEHARHLQKAYYRQFGTTLSGLMKVHKLPPGPFLDYVHDIDLSVLPELPELRAAIAKLPGRRLIFTNGSRRHAENVAQRVGLLDLFEDICDITALGYVPKPQRDAFDSMIKQHGVAAERSAMFEDMPQNLVAASDLGMTTVLVHSDYIDHPAQLKIRDWRALPAHIHYLTRDLTGFLEAEIVSVPA from the coding sequence ATGGCGAGGGATCTTCCATCCGCGGATCTTGTGGCCGCGGTGGAAAATGCGCGGCGTGGATTCCGTCACGTCGATACGTGGATCTTCGATCTCGATAACACGCTGTATCCTGCGTCGTGCAACTTGTTCGCCGAAGTCGACCGGCGAATGAGCGAGTACATCGCGCGGACAATCGGCGTGCCGAAGGAGCACGCGCGTCATCTGCAGAAGGCTTACTATCGCCAGTTCGGGACGACGTTGTCCGGCTTAATGAAGGTACACAAGCTGCCGCCGGGGCCGTTTCTGGACTATGTGCATGATATCGATCTGTCGGTTTTGCCGGAGCTGCCTGAACTGCGCGCGGCGATCGCCAAGCTACCCGGACGGCGGCTGATCTTTACGAACGGTTCGCGGCGTCATGCGGAGAACGTGGCGCAGCGTGTCGGCTTGCTCGATCTATTCGAAGACATTTGCGATATCACGGCGCTCGGTTACGTGCCGAAGCCGCAGCGCGACGCGTTCGACAGCATGATCAAGCAGCACGGAGTTGCCGCGGAGCGCTCAGCGATGTTTGAAGACATGCCGCAAAATCTCGTGGCGGCGTCGGACCTCGGCATGACGACGGTTCTCGTACATTCCGATTACATCGACCACCCTGCGCAGCTCAAAATTCGCGACTGGCGGGCGCTGCCCGCGCACATTCACTATCTGACGCGGGATCTGACCGGGTTTCTGGAAGCAGAAATTGTTTCCGTTCCGGCTTAG
- the argB gene encoding acetylglutamate kinase, which translates to MTVAKGSSQKTGPDEGRPSAHQQAQILAEAIPHLIRYDEETVVVKFGGNAMGDEALSNAFAQDIVYLKQSGINPIVVHGGGPQIASMLNKLQIKSDFVHGLRVTDKPTVEVVEMVLAGKINKEIVSAINRQGGKAVGISGKDANLMIARKITEMPDPQSNLMQAVDIGYVGDPVEVNPHIVEVISKSDLIPVIAPVGISREGETLNINADTFASALAARMQAKRLLLLTDVAGVLDAEKQVIRELSTDDARSMIQSGAISGGMIPKIEGCIEVVEAGVEGVVIIDGRVQHCVLLELFTEHGVGTLVRRAERKKSKV; encoded by the coding sequence GTGACGGTAGCGAAAGGCTCTTCTCAAAAGACTGGTCCTGACGAGGGACGGCCGTCTGCGCATCAGCAGGCGCAAATCCTCGCGGAGGCTATTCCGCATTTGATCCGCTACGACGAGGAAACCGTCGTCGTGAAGTTCGGCGGCAATGCGATGGGCGATGAAGCGCTCTCGAACGCGTTCGCGCAGGATATCGTCTACCTGAAGCAATCTGGCATCAATCCGATCGTCGTGCATGGCGGCGGACCGCAGATCGCGAGCATGCTCAACAAGCTGCAAATCAAATCCGATTTTGTGCATGGGCTCCGCGTCACGGACAAGCCGACCGTCGAGGTCGTCGAGATGGTTCTGGCGGGCAAGATCAACAAGGAAATCGTTTCGGCGATCAACCGTCAGGGCGGCAAGGCGGTCGGCATTTCCGGCAAAGACGCCAATCTGATGATTGCGCGGAAGATCACCGAAATGCCCGACCCGCAGTCGAACCTGATGCAGGCCGTGGACATCGGCTACGTTGGCGATCCGGTTGAAGTCAATCCGCACATCGTGGAAGTGATTTCGAAGTCGGATCTCATTCCGGTTATCGCGCCCGTCGGCATCAGCCGAGAGGGTGAGACGCTGAACATCAATGCCGACACGTTTGCGTCAGCGCTCGCCGCGCGCATGCAGGCTAAGCGGCTTTTGTTGCTGACGGATGTTGCCGGTGTTCTCGATGCGGAGAAGCAGGTTATTCGCGAGCTTTCGACCGACGACGCGCGCAGCATGATTCAGAGCGGCGCGATTTCGGGCGGCATGATTCCGAAGATCGAAGGCTGCATCGAGGTTGTTGAAGCCGGAGTCGAAGGTGTCGTCATTATCGACGGGCGCGTGCAGCATTGCGTTCTGCTCGAACTCTTCACCGAGCACGGTGTCGGTACGCTGGTGCGGCGTGCCGAACGTAAAAAGAGCAAAGTCTGA
- a CDS encoding S41 family peptidase, translating into MRKTDYAFWTFLLMTGLAGATTLLNVTQTYSATSSQNSELYKQLDLFGDVLERVRSDYVEKPDDTQLIESAINGMLSSLDPHSSYMSPKNFRDMQVQTRGEFGGLGIEVTMENGVIKVVSPIDDTPAAKAGLMANDLITQLDNEQISGLTLEQAVEKMRGPVNTPITLTVVRKGRDDPFDVKVVRDVIRINAVKSRAEGDVGYVKVSTFNEQTHANVVKAVEALDKQLGPKLKGYIIDLRNNPGGLLDQAIAVSDDFLEQGAIVLTKGRNNEETQRANARPGDITDGKKIVVLINGGSASASEIVAGALQDHKRATVIGTRSFGKGSVQTIIPLGANGAIRLTTARYYTPSNRSIQAKGIDPDIVVAEAIPDDLKDKLGAEKPRGEAGLRGHLKNPDGSDKDAKAEESGSSSYVAKDADKDTQLQYALSFLNGTAKEPDAANNAPASSPAATPETSKDDKKAAPSDDDKKPTPN; encoded by the coding sequence ATGCGCAAGACAGACTATGCGTTCTGGACATTCCTGCTGATGACGGGGTTGGCCGGTGCAACGACGTTGTTGAACGTCACACAGACCTATTCGGCCACGTCTTCTCAGAACTCCGAACTTTATAAGCAGCTGGATCTGTTCGGCGACGTGCTCGAACGGGTTCGGTCCGACTATGTCGAGAAGCCGGATGATACGCAGCTCATTGAATCGGCGATCAACGGCATGCTGTCGTCGCTCGATCCGCACTCGTCTTACATGAGCCCGAAGAACTTCCGCGACATGCAGGTGCAGACGCGCGGCGAGTTCGGCGGTCTTGGTATCGAAGTGACGATGGAGAACGGCGTCATCAAGGTCGTTTCTCCGATCGACGATACGCCCGCCGCCAAGGCAGGCCTGATGGCGAACGACCTCATTACGCAGCTCGACAACGAGCAGATCTCCGGTTTGACGCTCGAACAGGCGGTCGAAAAGATGCGCGGTCCGGTCAATACGCCGATCACGCTGACCGTTGTGCGCAAGGGTCGGGACGATCCGTTCGATGTCAAAGTCGTACGTGACGTGATCCGCATCAATGCTGTTAAGTCGCGCGCTGAGGGTGACGTCGGGTACGTGAAGGTCTCGACCTTCAACGAGCAGACGCATGCCAACGTCGTGAAGGCGGTGGAAGCGCTCGACAAGCAACTTGGGCCGAAGCTCAAGGGTTACATCATCGATCTTCGGAACAACCCGGGTGGTCTTCTGGATCAGGCGATTGCTGTTTCGGATGACTTCCTGGAGCAGGGCGCAATCGTTCTGACGAAGGGCCGCAACAACGAAGAAACGCAGCGTGCGAATGCGCGGCCGGGCGATATCACGGACGGTAAGAAGATCGTCGTGCTCATCAACGGCGGTTCGGCTTCGGCGTCTGAAATCGTGGCGGGCGCACTACAGGACCACAAGCGTGCGACCGTTATCGGTACGCGTTCGTTCGGTAAGGGCTCGGTGCAGACGATCATTCCGCTCGGCGCCAATGGCGCGATCCGGCTGACGACCGCGCGGTACTACACGCCGTCGAACCGCTCGATCCAGGCTAAGGGTATCGATCCGGATATCGTCGTTGCCGAGGCTATCCCAGACGATCTCAAGGATAAGCTTGGTGCGGAGAAGCCGCGCGGCGAAGCCGGTTTGCGGGGCCATCTGAAGAACCCTGACGGCAGTGACAAGGACGCCAAGGCCGAAGAATCCGGTTCGTCGTCTTACGTCGCCAAGGACGCTGACAAGGATACGCAGTTGCAGTATGCGCTGAGCTTCCTGAACGGCACGGCGAAGGAGCCGGACGCAGCCAACAACGCGCCTGCGTCGTCTCCCGCAGCTACGCCCGAAACGTCGAAAGACGATAAAAAGGCGGCGCCTTCCGACGACGACAAAAAGCCGACGCCCAACTGA
- a CDS encoding zinc ribbon domain-containing protein has translation MTGSSEARFCTSCGTALAGRFCASCGTAAGTVSAPAPRDGWSGLTGELLSQERRLGILGTVLSFLHRPVDTIIRLTDNPAYRGHWKFLTAMVGTQLTLVHVLLPHLYARLFNLPDTANAGAVVTNEIVQYVGMVILTPIQFYLCRALGSVRRAPMEYVKLCVLSVSFCALLSTLVALLFTGIAMAVFKFGIALDLANVWQGLAILVSLAILAFVAASHRRFWGMSWPIAVGVTLAAAALSWLVVYPGLTHIVEQGNVAGVLGSLLG, from the coding sequence ATGACCGGGTCGAGCGAAGCCAGATTTTGTACGTCTTGCGGCACGGCGTTAGCCGGGCGGTTCTGCGCGAGTTGCGGGACGGCGGCTGGGACGGTTTCCGCGCCCGCGCCTCGCGACGGTTGGTCTGGTTTGACGGGCGAGCTTTTGAGCCAGGAACGGCGGCTTGGCATCCTCGGCACGGTGCTGTCGTTTCTGCATCGTCCGGTGGACACCATCATTCGGCTTACGGACAATCCTGCTTATCGCGGGCATTGGAAGTTTCTGACCGCAATGGTCGGCACGCAGCTGACCCTCGTGCATGTTTTGCTGCCGCATCTCTACGCGAGACTTTTCAATCTTCCCGATACGGCGAATGCGGGCGCGGTCGTCACGAATGAGATCGTTCAGTACGTCGGGATGGTGATCCTGACGCCGATCCAGTTTTATCTTTGCCGAGCTTTGGGCAGCGTTCGGCGGGCGCCAATGGAATATGTGAAGCTCTGCGTGTTGAGCGTCAGTTTCTGCGCGCTGTTATCGACGCTTGTTGCACTCCTATTCACAGGCATTGCGATGGCGGTTTTCAAATTTGGAATTGCGCTCGATCTCGCGAACGTGTGGCAAGGGTTAGCGATACTCGTGTCCCTGGCGATTTTGGCGTTTGTCGCGGCGAGCCACCGGCGCTTCTGGGGCATGTCTTGGCCCATCGCGGTTGGCGTGACGCTGGCGGCTGCGGCACTGTCTTGGTTGGTCGTTTATCCTGGTCTTACGCACATCGTAGAGCAGGGGAATGTCGCGGGCGTTTTAGGTTCGCTTTTAGGCTGA
- a CDS encoding 3-hydroxybutyryl-CoA dehydrogenase, producing the protein MPQAQKPIDKSKGAIRPARTISKVGVIGAGQMGSGIAHVAALAGYSVALNDLKREAFDHGIDLVDKNLARQIAKGTISEEDRSQALGRIVYAPNLEAFGDCDLVIEAATEDEALKHKIFAALCPHLKPTAMLASNTSSISITRLAATTDRPEDFIGMHFMNPVPLMELVELIRGIATEDETFSTARTFVESLGKTTAVSEDFPAFIVNRILLPMINEAVYTLYEGVGTVEAIDKAMKLGAHHPMGPLELADFIGLDTCLSVMQVLYEGLSDSKYRPCPLLVKYVEAGWLGRKTQRGFYDYRGEVPVPTR; encoded by the coding sequence ATGCCGCAAGCTCAGAAGCCTATCGACAAGAGCAAAGGCGCCATTCGGCCCGCACGCACAATTAGTAAGGTCGGCGTTATCGGCGCCGGCCAGATGGGCAGCGGCATCGCCCACGTAGCGGCCCTCGCGGGATACTCGGTCGCCCTGAACGACCTCAAGCGAGAAGCGTTCGACCACGGCATCGACCTTGTCGACAAAAATCTCGCACGCCAGATCGCCAAAGGCACGATCAGCGAAGAAGACCGCAGCCAAGCCCTTGGACGGATCGTCTACGCTCCAAATCTCGAGGCCTTCGGCGACTGCGATCTCGTAATCGAAGCCGCGACCGAGGACGAGGCGCTCAAACACAAGATTTTCGCCGCGCTCTGTCCGCATCTGAAGCCGACGGCGATGCTTGCATCCAACACGTCGTCGATTTCCATCACGCGTCTGGCCGCCACAACGGATCGGCCGGAAGACTTCATCGGCATGCACTTCATGAATCCGGTGCCGCTGATGGAACTGGTGGAACTGATCCGCGGCATCGCCACGGAAGACGAAACGTTCTCGACCGCAAGAACATTCGTCGAAAGCCTCGGCAAAACGACCGCCGTTTCTGAAGACTTCCCGGCCTTCATCGTCAATCGCATCCTGCTGCCGATGATCAACGAAGCCGTTTACACGCTGTACGAAGGCGTGGGCACGGTCGAAGCGATCGACAAAGCCATGAAGCTCGGCGCGCACCACCCGATGGGACCGCTGGAACTCGCGGACTTCATCGGTCTCGATACCTGTTTGAGCGTGATGCAAGTCCTTTACGAAGGCCTATCGGATTCGAAATATCGCCCCTGTCCGCTGCTGGTAAAATACGTTGAAGCAGGTTGGCTGGGCCGCAAGACGCAACGCGGCTTCTACGACTATCGGGGCGAGGTTCCGGTCCCGACCCGCTAA
- a CDS encoding murein hydrolase activator EnvC family protein, with amino-acid sequence MALSLSAITQLRAQDEVPADPAAARQALDSKKQELDSNAAKELTIRSEVVSLSSERERLNARLIETANLIQRGEAQMTAIEGRLSELEAQERTVRGTLGERHGEIAALLAALQRMGRNPPPVLVTRREDALQMVRSAMLLASAFPDLRDQAVTLSGKLEKLQTVMASIRTEGARLKAETDRLNETRSRLASLMEVKKLTLAERQTELASVRVATAEISKSVNNLSELIGRLNTAVTEQTGLGTYNKELKAERAASELNVQTASAAPAPAPAPENPVPEALKPGPQVIRPPPLEPVPQATVEPKPVAEAKPAEAKVAILARSDAPKRSVIELAPEGTSVIPGNPGRIKPAIPFGSAKGKLPLPAQGARALAFGDRTQYGGQSKGIVIETRYGGQITSPCDGWVLYAGEFRSYGQLLIIDGGDGYLMLLAGLSQIDVQPGQFVLAAEPVGTMSVGQKNSPSSARVSGPVLYVELRKDGRPIDPDPWWASGQQKVQG; translated from the coding sequence GTGGCTTTATCCCTATCCGCAATAACCCAACTGCGCGCGCAAGACGAAGTTCCGGCCGATCCGGCGGCCGCGCGACAGGCGCTCGATTCGAAGAAGCAAGAGCTTGATTCCAACGCTGCCAAGGAACTGACGATCCGTTCGGAAGTGGTGTCGTTGAGTAGCGAGCGCGAGCGGCTGAATGCGCGCCTCATCGAAACCGCCAATCTCATTCAGCGCGGTGAAGCGCAGATGACGGCGATCGAGGGCCGGCTGTCGGAACTCGAGGCCCAGGAACGGACGGTTCGCGGCACGCTTGGTGAGCGGCACGGGGAAATCGCGGCGCTCCTGGCGGCGCTACAGCGTATGGGCCGAAATCCCCCGCCCGTTCTCGTCACCCGTCGCGAGGATGCGCTCCAGATGGTCCGCAGCGCGATGCTGCTTGCTTCAGCGTTTCCGGACCTTCGCGATCAGGCGGTGACGCTGTCCGGCAAGCTCGAGAAGCTGCAGACGGTGATGGCCAGCATCCGCACCGAGGGGGCACGGCTCAAGGCTGAAACGGACCGGTTGAACGAAACGCGTTCGCGTCTTGCGAGCCTGATGGAAGTTAAAAAATTGACGCTCGCCGAGCGGCAAACGGAGCTTGCGTCCGTGCGTGTCGCGACTGCCGAGATTTCAAAGAGCGTCAACAACCTTTCCGAGCTTATCGGACGATTGAATACCGCCGTGACCGAGCAGACCGGGCTCGGCACTTACAATAAAGAACTCAAAGCTGAACGGGCCGCTTCAGAGCTAAACGTCCAGACCGCAAGTGCTGCTCCTGCTCCCGCTCCCGCTCCTGAAAATCCTGTTCCTGAGGCGCTCAAGCCCGGGCCGCAGGTTATTCGGCCACCGCCTCTGGAGCCGGTGCCGCAAGCGACGGTCGAGCCCAAGCCCGTGGCTGAAGCGAAGCCCGCCGAAGCCAAGGTCGCCATTCTGGCGCGATCCGATGCGCCGAAGCGATCCGTTATCGAACTTGCCCCTGAGGGCACGTCGGTTATTCCCGGAAATCCGGGCCGAATCAAACCGGCTATCCCTTTCGGAAGTGCGAAAGGGAAGCTGCCGTTGCCCGCTCAGGGCGCGCGCGCGCTTGCATTCGGCGATCGCACGCAATACGGCGGACAGTCGAAAGGTATTGTGATTGAAACGCGTTATGGCGGTCAGATCACATCACCGTGCGATGGCTGGGTTCTGTACGCAGGCGAGTTTCGGAGTTACGGGCAACTCTTGATCATAGACGGCGGCGACGGCTATCTTATGCTGCTCGCGGGTCTGTCGCAGATCGACGTTCAGCCGGGACAGTTCGTGCTCGCCGCAGAGCCAGTCGGTACAATGAGTGTGGGACAAAAGAATTCGCCGTCCTCGGCGCGGGTGAGTGGACCCGTTTTGTATGTCGAGCTTCGCAAGGATGGGCGTCCGATCGACCCCGATCCCTGGTGGGCATCAGGTCAGCAGAAGGTACAAGGCTAA
- a CDS encoding electron transfer flavoprotein subunit alpha/FixB family protein: protein MSTLLLAELSSGALAPATAKALTAAKQLGGDIHILVAGADAKGAAESAAKLEGVAKVLHADAPHLAHGLAEDLSALILSIAPNYTAIVAPATAFGKNVLPRVAAKLDVMQISDITKVISADTFERPIYAGNAIQTVQSGDKTKVITVRTAAFPAVSEGGSAAIESLSAPAANGVSTFENAELTKSDRPELTSARIIISGGRGMANGENFTKYIEPVADRLGAAMGASRAAVDSGFVPNDWQVGQTGKVVAPDLYIAVGISGAIQHLAGMKDSKIIVAINKDGEAPIFQVADYGLVADLFQALPELDAELQKAGR, encoded by the coding sequence ATGTCAACACTCCTTCTCGCTGAACTGTCCTCCGGCGCGCTGGCACCCGCCACCGCCAAGGCCCTGACCGCTGCGAAGCAGCTCGGCGGCGACATCCACATTCTCGTCGCCGGTGCAGACGCCAAAGGCGCGGCGGAATCCGCAGCCAAGCTCGAGGGCGTGGCGAAGGTTCTGCATGCCGATGCGCCTCATCTCGCCCATGGTCTCGCTGAAGACCTGAGCGCGCTGATCCTTTCGATCGCGCCGAACTATACGGCAATCGTTGCGCCAGCCACCGCATTCGGCAAGAACGTGCTGCCCCGCGTCGCCGCTAAGCTCGACGTCATGCAGATTTCCGACATCACCAAGGTCATCTCTGCCGACACATTCGAGCGTCCGATTTACGCGGGCAACGCAATTCAAACGGTGCAGTCGGGCGACAAGACGAAAGTCATCACCGTTCGCACCGCGGCTTTCCCAGCCGTCAGCGAAGGCGGCTCGGCCGCGATTGAATCGCTCTCAGCACCAGCTGCGAACGGAGTTTCGACCTTCGAGAATGCCGAGCTGACGAAGTCCGATCGTCCGGAACTGACCTCGGCGCGCATCATCATTTCCGGTGGTCGCGGCATGGCGAACGGCGAGAACTTCACGAAGTACATTGAGCCCGTCGCGGATCGCCTTGGCGCCGCAATGGGTGCGTCACGAGCCGCCGTCGATTCAGGGTTCGTCCCGAACGATTGGCAGGTCGGGCAGACGGGTAAAGTCGTCGCCCCCGATCTCTACATCGCTGTCGGCATCTCGGGCGCCATTCAACATCTCGCAGGCATGAAAGATTCGAAGATCATCGTCGCGATCAACAAAGATGGCGAAGCGCCCATCTTCCAGGTCGCGGACTATGGCCTCGTGGCAGATCTCTTCCAGGCCCTGCCAGAACTCGACGCAGAGCTGCAAAAAGCCGGACGCTAG
- a CDS encoding cob(I)yrinic acid a,c-diamide adenosyltransferase, translating into MVVLNRIYTKTGDAGTTALGSGERVPKTSPRIAAYGTVDETNALIGVARTHVTEADADVDAMLHRVQNDLFDLGADLCVPDRGKELPYEPLRVADGQVKRLEDEIDLMNGALQPLRSFILPGGSSCAAALHVARTVSRRAERLMVELAAIPDEPVSAPALKYINRLSDFLFVAARYVNDHGKADVLWVPGKNR; encoded by the coding sequence ATGGTCGTACTCAATCGCATCTACACAAAAACCGGCGACGCCGGAACGACGGCCCTCGGCTCTGGCGAACGCGTGCCAAAAACGTCGCCGCGCATCGCCGCCTACGGCACCGTAGATGAAACCAACGCGCTGATTGGTGTCGCGAGAACCCATGTGACCGAGGCCGACGCGGACGTCGATGCCATGCTGCACCGGGTCCAGAACGATCTCTTCGACCTCGGCGCTGACCTCTGTGTGCCTGACCGCGGCAAGGAACTGCCCTACGAACCGCTCCGAGTTGCAGATGGTCAGGTGAAGCGCCTCGAAGACGAAATCGACCTGATGAACGGCGCGCTGCAGCCGTTGCGCTCGTTCATTCTGCCGGGCGGCAGCTCCTGCGCCGCAGCGCTCCACGTTGCCCGTACGGTATCGCGCCGCGCCGAGCGCCTTATGGTTGAGCTGGCCGCGATCCCCGATGAACCCGTCAGCGCGCCCGCTCTGAAGTACATCAACCGGCTCTCGGATTTTCTGTTTGTCGCGGCTCGCTACGTCAACGACCACGGCAAGGCCGACGTTCTGTGGGTGCCCGGCAAGAACCGCTAG
- a CDS encoding twin transmembrane helix small protein, producing the protein MDTVLYHATTVAVLAVFIVLLFGLYTMIKGENPNLSQKLMRWRVGLQFLAILIIIAYVIVAH; encoded by the coding sequence ATGGATACTGTGCTCTACCACGCTACCACCGTTGCCGTGCTGGCCGTCTTCATCGTGCTACTCTTCGGATTGTACACGATGATCAAGGGCGAAAACCCCAACCTCAGCCAAAAGCTGATGCGCTGGCGTGTAGGGCTGCAATTCCTCGCCATCCTGATTATCATTGCCTACGTCATTGTGGCCCACTAA
- a CDS encoding RNA pyrophosphohydrolase — MSDKLRKIDATSLPYRACAGQMVINADGLVWVGRRADSKQDAEGRGTWWQMPQGGIDKGEDPADAARRELFEETAIRSVEQIGEMPRWVVYDLPPNLLGVAWGGRYRGQKQRWFAYRFLGSDSEINIVPPPGLEAEFVEWRWAPVNELLDLIVPFKREVYREVIAEFAPLARPLGT, encoded by the coding sequence ATGTCCGACAAATTACGGAAGATCGATGCAACGTCGCTGCCCTATCGCGCGTGCGCAGGGCAGATGGTGATCAATGCGGATGGCCTGGTCTGGGTCGGCCGGCGGGCCGATTCCAAGCAAGACGCCGAGGGCCGCGGAACTTGGTGGCAGATGCCGCAAGGCGGCATCGACAAGGGCGAAGATCCGGCTGATGCGGCGCGTCGGGAACTTTTCGAGGAGACAGCGATCCGCTCTGTCGAGCAGATCGGTGAGATGCCGCGCTGGGTGGTCTACGATCTTCCGCCCAATTTGCTAGGCGTTGCCTGGGGCGGGCGGTATCGTGGCCAGAAGCAGCGATGGTTCGCCTACCGCTTCTTGGGGAGCGACAGCGAAATCAATATCGTCCCGCCGCCTGGACTGGAGGCGGAATTCGTTGAATGGCGCTGGGCCCCCGTCAATGAGCTGCTGGATTTGATCGTGCCGTTCAAGCGCGAGGTTTACCGCGAGGT
- a CDS encoding SDR family oxidoreductase: protein MPEASRVALVTGAGSGIGRAAALKLQANGYNVTLLGRRKETLDETAAAASANGGRFLVTPADVADEAAVKSAFASTIDAFGRLDLLFNNAGKFARGVPLDELSLDEWQRVVNVNLTGAFLCSREALRVMKAQKPKGGRIINNGSISAQVPRPFSAPYTSTKHAITGLTKSLSLDGRAHNIACSQIDIGNAATDFTEKMATGVLQANGSILAEPRMDVAHVADAVLYMANLPLDANVQFMTVMATAMPYIGRG, encoded by the coding sequence ATGCCGGAAGCATCGCGCGTCGCGCTCGTCACAGGTGCAGGTTCCGGGATTGGACGTGCTGCCGCTCTCAAGTTGCAGGCCAACGGCTACAACGTCACCCTGCTTGGCCGCCGAAAAGAAACACTGGACGAAACCGCTGCGGCGGCATCCGCAAACGGCGGCCGCTTTCTGGTCACACCGGCAGACGTCGCCGACGAAGCTGCCGTCAAATCCGCATTCGCAAGCACCATCGACGCATTCGGGCGGCTTGATCTCCTCTTCAACAACGCCGGAAAGTTCGCGCGCGGCGTGCCGCTTGACGAACTCTCGCTCGACGAATGGCAGCGCGTTGTGAACGTCAATTTGACGGGCGCGTTTCTCTGTTCCCGCGAAGCTCTCCGCGTGATGAAAGCTCAGAAGCCGAAAGGCGGCCGCATCATCAACAACGGCTCGATTTCCGCACAGGTGCCACGGCCATTCTCAGCGCCGTACACTTCGACGAAGCACGCGATAACCGGATTGACGAAATCGCTCTCGCTGGATGGGCGGGCACACAACATCGCCTGCTCCCAGATTGACATCGGCAATGCCGCGACCGACTTCACGGAAAAAATGGCGACCGGCGTGTTGCAGGCCAACGGCAGCATTCTCGCCGAACCGCGAATGGACGTCGCCCACGTCGCCGACGCGGTGCTTTACATGGCGAACTTGCCGCTCGATGCCAACGTCCAGTTCATGACGGTCATGGCCACCGCGATGCCATACATCGGTCGCGGGTAA